A genomic stretch from Motacilla alba alba isolate MOTALB_02 chromosome 29, Motacilla_alba_V1.0_pri, whole genome shotgun sequence includes:
- the LOC119712661 gene encoding uncharacterized protein LOC119712661 has translation MVQTGLGVLAEIIPVLATTRLFPTPRCTTSTAFLIPHLVFIFTPPTAFLIPHLALTLHSKPFHIPNPALALYSTPSTPFLIPNLALILYTIHIISYPKPCPRPFFCTFHTIPYHLHSSLHCVHHSLSQTLRSPFILHHPCHSLSHPCHSLSQTLHSSFILHRSLSQTLHHPYPIHVIPYPKPCSHPYPIHVIPYPKPCTILTPSMSFLIPDLALTPSMSFLIPNPALTPSMSFLIPNPALTPSMSFLIPNPALTPSMSFLIPNLALTPSMSFLIPNPALTPSMSFLIPNPALTPSMSFLIPNLALTPSMSLLIPTLPSPFFCTTLPRPGSHPFQLFPHFTRTAGFRLLSPRLAQVNNLPQSTPLVNNERSSN, from the exons ATGGTACAGACGGGCCTCGGGGTCCTGGCAGAAATTATCCCTGTCCTGGCCACAACCAGGCTATTCCCCACCCCTCGGTGCACAACATCCACAGCATTCCTTATCCCACACCTTGTATTCATCTTTACGCCACCCACAGCATTCCTTATCCCACACCTTGCACTCACCCTTCATTCTAAACCATTCCATATCCCAAACCCTGCACTTGCCCTTTATTCTACACCATCCACACCATTCCTTATCCCAAACCTTGCACTCATCCTTTACACTATCCACATAATTTCTTATCCCAAACCTTGCCCTCGCCCTTTTTTCTGCACCTTCCACACCATTCCTTATCACTTGCACTCATCTTTACACTGTGTGCACCATTCCTTATCCCAAACCCTGCGCTCACCCTTTATTTTACACCATCCATGTCATTCCTTATCCCATCCATGTCATTCCTTATCCCAAACCTTGCACTCCTCCTTTATTCTGCACCGCTCCTTATCCCAAACCCTGCACCATCCTTACCCCATCCATGTCATTCCTTATCCCAAACCCTGCTCTCATCCTTACCCCATCCATGTCATTCCTTATCCCAAACCCTGCACCATCCTTACCCCATCCATGTCATTCCTTATCCCAGACCTTGCACTCACCCCATCCATGTCATTCCTGATCCCAAACCCTGCACTCACCCCATCCATGTCATTCCTGATCCCAAACCCTGCACTCACCCCATCCATGTCATTCCTGATCCCAAACCCTGCACTCACCCCATCCATGTCATTCCTGATCCCAAACCTTGCACTCACCCCATCCATGTCATTCCTGATCCCAAACCCTGCACTCACCCCATCCATGTCATTCCTGATCCCAAACCCTGCACTCACCCCATCCATGTCATTCCTGATCCCAAACCTTGCACTCACCCCATCCATGTCACTCCTCATCCCCACCTTGCCCTCCCCCTTTTTCTGCACCACCCTCCCCCGCCCAGGCTCCCACcccttccagctcttcccacattttACCCGCACAGCAGGATTCCGTCTCCTCAGTCCCCGGCTGGCCCAG gtaaacaatcttccacaGAGCACTCCCCTTGTGAACAACGAGAGGAGCAGCAACTGA